From the Solanum stenotomum isolate F172 chromosome 4, ASM1918654v1, whole genome shotgun sequence genome, one window contains:
- the LOC125861836 gene encoding protein GFS12 isoform X2, with protein sequence MGREMCFECLQRRIQSDFSDQLIFCYGVSNSPLPFGSTAIVQALSSNGEGLPQFMLTYMPLCKDSCLANYIDQHYLEDLEARTNSGSGCAVPVAIDQAKAENGGRHKSLYGLGCQNVTCNFSGTFSCFRTLPALAPVARIGISSSSLVEGIVSEFLSGSLEDHILNSLTLMIEGKRSGLESVNFLSLVGIPSFGEEQFPGCIRHPNISPTLGMLKNSGQLNLLLPKMPHTLENILHFSPGALKSDWHMRYLLFQILSGLAYMHGLGVFHGNVCPSSISLVDSLWCWLPICSKFLQNSVSISKIEGSCDSGVSCCFDGCPLQGLYADLNLSQSTDWYSSFKRWWSGDISNFEYLLILNQLAGRRWGDNTFYIVMPWVIDFSVKPDENNDTGWRDLTKSKWRLAKGDEQLDFTYSTSEIPHHISDECLSELAVCSYKARRLPLTVLRMAVRSVYEPNEYPSTMQRLYQWTPDECIPEFYCDTQIFYSIHSGMSDLAVPSWAGTPEEFIKLHRDALESDRVSHQLHHWIDITFGYKLCGDAAVAAKNVMLPSSAPTKPKSVGRRQLFTKPHPPQRLAKTSEEEMNQLPTSDLTEHALTFETSFLHELEEAAAFSEHAPHLDPIYNLHPDVHEELDSPGKGLSTKTLENNMSRKTGSSTSSVMPSVIDVNYLIKNIEVGDDVSVGYQALLLWKQRCSHSHIYSKDVANDIFAVGCILAELHLRRPLFDPTSLTVYLESGVLPSLVQQLPPDTQVVVESCIQKDWRRRPTAKCLLDSPYFLATIKSSYLFLAPLQLIAKDESRLHYAAAFAQQGALKAMGTFAAEMCAPNCLKLVSNPLSDSEAEWGCIVLTEFLRCLDPEAVKKLVVPAIQKILQGTGPSHLKVSLLQGSFVLDIWNKIGKQAYVETIHPFVVLNLHGTPCKNSAAAASVLLIGSSEELGIPITVHQTILPLLHCFGKGLSDDGIDVLVRIGSLFGEDFIVKQILPLLRIVIISCIDNSFANKHETAQSWSALALIDTLKTLDGLTASLTPEVLVKELVEDGKFLYLQVLMQTNLGTQVFEGAARNLLALCQQIGSDLTALRVLPKLRQLFDELAFSQEKAGHSSIKGGSLRGPNTKGEDENKITSRLDLVVLLYPSFASLLGIEKLRQCCATWLLLEQFLLRHYNWKWESTGESSRSGPSSIYARKPSGESLTSKRTPDKMLLNGLGWSTPQSQGKKGAKPPMINIHPSSQHQDSADRNARGSDFSRIEPWYWFPSPAANWSGPDFIGRPGGSKDELPWKIKASVLHSVRAHQGLLRSIAVCQDECNLFTAGVAPGFKGTVQKWELSRIDSVSGYYGHEEVVNDISLLASSGRVASCDGTVHVWNGQTGKLISVFAEFSTSSVHHTSSLPKASKLNVEQANMLHFNPLSGGLLNTDGNLYTSMYYSEYLDNIVVGTGNGSLRFIDVRQGQKLHLWRTEATESNFPSLISSICSSASTKQQYGNPQYPSWVAVGQSSGHCRLFDVRSDKIISSWQAHDGYVTKIATPEEHLLVSSSHDRTLKIWDLRRNWKSKPLASRGHTDGVSDFSIWGQNVISIFRSKIGLSSLASSSDEDVQQLVTPQYLYMGDRESKNASVLSSISVLPFSRLFVVGTEDGHLKICC encoded by the exons ATGGGAAGAGAAATGTGTTTTGAGTGTTTACAGCGTCGAATTCAATCAGATTTCTCTGACCAACTCATCTTCTGTTATGGTGTTTCTAATTCACCTCTTCCCTTTGGTTCTACTGCTATTGTTCAG GCATTAAGTTCAAATGGAGAAGGGTTGCCACAGTTTATGCTGACTTATATGCCCCTTTGTAAAGATAGTTGCTTGGCTAATTACAT TGATCAACATTATTTGGAAGATCTTGAAGCCAGAACGAATAGTGGCAGTGGGTGCGCAGTCCCGGTGGCGATTGATCAGGCTAAAGCTGAG AATGGTGGCAGACATAAATCCCTATATGGCTTAGGGTGTCAAAATGTGACCTGTAATTTTTCTGGTACATTTTCTTGCTTTAGGACACTGCCTGCCCTGGCTCCAGTTGCTCGGATTGggatttcttcatcttcattaGTTGAAGGTATTGTTTCAGAGTTCTTGTCTGGATCACTTGAAGATCATATTTTAAATTCTCTTACTCTCATGATTGAAGGTAAAAGATCAGGATTAGAGAGTGTGAACTTTCTTAGTTTAGTGGGGATTCCTTCATTTGGGGAAGAACAATTTCCTGGCTGCATAAGGCATCCAAACATTTCTCCAACTTTGGGAATGCTAAAAAATTCTGGTCAACTTAATTTGTTGCTTCCAAAAATGCCACATACCTTGGAAAACATTCTTCACTTTAGCCCTGGTGCCTTAAAGTCTGACTGGCATATGCGATATTTACTCTTCCAGATACTATCAGGATTGGCGTACATGCATGGTTTAGGTGTTTTCCATGGTAATGTCTGTCCATCCAGTATATCATTGGTTGATTCCTTATGGTGTTGGCTACCCATTTGTAGTAAGTTCCTCCAGAATTCtgtttcaatttccaaaataGAGGGTAGTTGTGATTCAGGAGTTAGTTGCTGTTTTGATGGGTGCCCTTTACAAGGTCTTTATGCTGATCTAAACCTCTCCCAGTCTACAGATTGGTATTCTAGCTTTAAACGTTGGTGGAGTGGTGATATAAGTAACTTCGAATATCTGTTAATCTTAAACCAATTAGCCGGGAGAAGATGGGGTGATAACACCTTTTATATTGTAATGCCATGGGTCATAGATTTTAGTGTGAAACCTGATGAGAATAATGACACTGGATGGAGAGATTTAACTAAGAGCAAATGGCGGCTGGCAAAGGGTGACGAGCAATTGGACTTCACATATTCGACATCTGAAATTCCTCATCATATATCAGATGAGTGCCTGTCTGAGCTGGCTGTCTGCAGTTATAAGGCAAGGAGGTTGCCTTTGACTGTTCTGAGGATGGCTGTTCGGTCAGTTTATGAACCAAATGAATATCCTTCTACTATGCAAAGACTATATCAATGGACACCAGATGAGTGCATTCCGGAATTTTATTGTGATACCCAGATATTTTATTCTATACATTCTGGGATGTCTGATTTAGCTGTGCCTTCATGGGCTGGAACCCCTGAGGAGTTCATCAAGTTGCATAGAGATGCTTTAGAAAGCGATAGGGTATCACACCAACTACATCATTGGATTGACATCACTTTTGGCTACAAATTGTGCGGTGATGCTGCTGTTGCTGCTAAAAATGTTATGCTGCCCTCATCCGCTCCTACAAAACCGAAGTCAGTGGGACGCCGCCAACTCTTTACTAAACCACATCCTCCTCAACGGCTGGCTAAGACCAGTGAAGAAGAAATGAATCAGCTCCCAACAAGTGATTTGACTGAGCATGCTCTGACTTTTGAAACTTCATTCTTGCATGAATTGGAAGAAGCAGCTGCGTTTTCTGAGCATGCACCTCATTTGGATCCTATCTACAACTTGCATCCAGATGTTCATGAAGAGCTTGACTCACCTGGGAAAGGCCTATCAACTAAAACATTAGAGAATAATATGTCCAGAAAAACTGGTTCTAGTACCAGTTCTGTCATGCCATCTGTTATTGATGTTAATTACCTTATCAAGAATATTGAAGTGGGTGATGATGTATCTGTGGGATATCAAGCACTATTGCTTTGGAAGCAGAGATGTTCCCATTCACACATTTATTCTAAAGATGTTGCTAATGATATCTTTGCAGTTGGCTGCATCTTAGCAGAACTCCACTTGAGAAGGCCACTTTTTGATCCAACCTCTTTGACTGTGTACTTAGAGAGTGGTGTCTTACCTTCTTTAGTACAACAGCTTCCCCCTGACACTCAAGTTGTTGTTGAATCCTGCATCCAAAAGGATTGGAGGAG gAGGCCTACTGCCAAATGTCTTTTGGACTCTCCTTATTTTCTAGCAACAATCAAGTCATCCTATTTGTTTCTTGCCCCCCTTCAACTTATAGCAAAAGATGAATCACGACTGCATTATGCTGCAGCTTTTGCTCAACAGGGAGCCTTGAAAGCAATGGGAACATTTGCTGCCGAAATGTGTGCTCCTAACTGTTTGAAATTAGTCTCGAATCCTTTATCAGATTCGGAAGCTGAATGGGGTTGCATAGTACTTacagaatttttgaggtgtCTAGATCCAGAAGCTGTAAAGAAGCTGGTCGTACCTGCTATCCAGAAGATTCTTCAG GGGACCGGTCCGTCACATTTGAAGGTTTCTCTTCTCCAAGGTTCCTTTGTGCTGGATATATGGAACAAGATTGGTAAACAAGCATATGTGGAGACAATACACCCATTTGTGGTATTAAACTTACACGGTACTCCTTGCAAGAACTCTGCTGCTGCTGCTTCTGTCCTGTTGATTGGGTCTAGTGAGGAACTTGGTATTCCAATTACTGTTCATCAG ACAATTTTGCCTCTGCTTCACTGCTTTGGCAAAGGGCTCAGTGATGATGGAATTGATGTCTTAGTTAGAATTG GTAGTCTTTTTGGAGAAGATTTCATAGTCAAACAGATTCTACCATTACTAAGAATTGTCATTATTTCGTGCATTGACAATTCATTTGCAAATAAGCATGAAACTGCACAGAGTTGGAGTGCTTTGGCCCTAATCGACACTCTAAAGACTTTAGATGGTCTCACTGCTTCCTTGACCCCGGAGGTGCTTGTTAAGGAGCTTGTTGAA GATGGAAAATTCTTATATCTTCAAGTTCTCATGCAAACCAACTTAGGAACTCAAGTCTTCGAG GGTGCTGCAAGAAATCTGCTAGCTCTTTGCCAGCAAATTGGATCAGATTTAACAGCGTTGCGCGTCCTTCCAAAACTCAGGCAACTTTTTGATGAGCTTGCGTTCTCCCAGGAGAAAGCAGGTCATTCTAGCATCAAGGGAGGAAGCCTTCGAGGTCCCAACACCAAGGGGGAAGATGAGAACAAAATTACAAGCCGTTTGGACCTTGT GGTGCTTTTATATCCATCATTTGCATCTCTTCTTGGTATAGAGAAGCTTCGCCAATGTTGTGCCACATGGTTGCTACTAGAGCAGTTTCTTCTGCGCCATTATAACTGGAAG TGGGAATCCACAGGGGAATCTTCTCGAAGTGGTCCATCTAGTATATATGCTAGAAAGCCGAGTGGTGAGAGCTTAACATCTAAACGTACTCCAGATAAGATGTTGCTGAATGGGTTAGGGTGGTCAACGCCTCAATCACAAGGAAAAAAGGGTGCCAAACCTCCTATGATCAACATCCATCCATCCAGCCAACATCAGGATTCTGCTGATAGGAATGCAAGAGGCTCAGATTTTAGCAGGATTGAGCCCTGGTATTGGTTCCCCAGTCCAGCTGCTAATTGGAGTGGCCCTGATTTTATTGGCCGTCCTGGTGGTTCAAAGGATGAACTTCCATGGAAAATCAAAGCATCAGTTCTGCACTCTGTTCGAGCACATCAAGGATTGCTAAGGTCTATAGCAGTCTGCCAAGATGAATGCAATCTTTTCACTGCTGGAGTTGCTCCAGGATTCAAAGGAACTGTTCAAAAGTGGGAGTTGTCAAGAATTGATTCCGTATCTGGTTATTATGGCCATGAGGAG GTTGTGAATGACATTTCTCTTTTGGCATCAAGTGGAAGGGTAGCTTCCTGTGATGGGACAGTACATGTATGGAATGGCCAAACAGGGAAGCTGATATCTGTGTTTGCTGAGTTTTCTACAAGCTCTGTGCATCATACAAGCTCTTTACCAAAAGCTTCAAAGTTGAATGTGGAACAGGCTAATATGCTACATTTTAATCCATTGTCTGGTGGACTATTGAACACTGATGGTAATTTATACACTAGTATGTATTACTCGGAATATCTGGACAATATTGTTGTGGGTACTGGAAATGGATCTCTCAG ATTCATTGATGTCAGACAAGGTCAAAAACTTCATTTATGGAGGACTGAAGCAACTGAATCCAATTTTCCTTCTCTGATTTCATCCATATGCTCAAGTGCTTCGACTAAACAGCAATACGGAAATCCTCAATATCCATCTTGGGTTGCTGTTGGACAAAGTTCTGGGCATTGCAGGTTATTTGATGTGAGGAGTGACAAAATTATTTCCTCATGGCAAGCTCATGATGGTTATGTCACTAAG ATAGCCACACCGGAAGAGCATTTGCTGGTTTCAAGCTCTCATGACCGCACCTTAAAGATTTGGGACTTGAGAAG AAATTGGAAATCAAAACCCTTGGCTTCTAGAGGTCACACTGATGGTGTTTCTGATTTCTCCATTTGGGGGCAAAATGTGATTTCAATTTTCCGCAGTAAAATTGGTCTTTCTTCTTTGGCCAGTTCTTCTGATGAA GACGTTCAGCAACTTGTCACGCCTCAGTATCTCTACATGGGTGATCGTGAATCAAAGAACGCGTCTGTTTTATCAAGTATCAGTGTTCTACCTTTTTCGCGGCTCTTTGTGGTTGGAACAGAAGATGGTCATTTGAAGATCTGTTGCTAG
- the LOC125861836 gene encoding protein GFS12 isoform X1, with product MGREMCFECLQRRIQSDFSDQLIFCYGVSNSPLPFGSTAIVQALSSNGEGLPQFMLTYMPLCKDSCLANYIDQHYLEDLEARTNSGSGCAVPVAIDQAKAEVSVGLSSDKTSSLETRSSECEDLQNGGRHKSLYGLGCQNVTCNFSGTFSCFRTLPALAPVARIGISSSSLVEGIVSEFLSGSLEDHILNSLTLMIEGKRSGLESVNFLSLVGIPSFGEEQFPGCIRHPNISPTLGMLKNSGQLNLLLPKMPHTLENILHFSPGALKSDWHMRYLLFQILSGLAYMHGLGVFHGNVCPSSISLVDSLWCWLPICSKFLQNSVSISKIEGSCDSGVSCCFDGCPLQGLYADLNLSQSTDWYSSFKRWWSGDISNFEYLLILNQLAGRRWGDNTFYIVMPWVIDFSVKPDENNDTGWRDLTKSKWRLAKGDEQLDFTYSTSEIPHHISDECLSELAVCSYKARRLPLTVLRMAVRSVYEPNEYPSTMQRLYQWTPDECIPEFYCDTQIFYSIHSGMSDLAVPSWAGTPEEFIKLHRDALESDRVSHQLHHWIDITFGYKLCGDAAVAAKNVMLPSSAPTKPKSVGRRQLFTKPHPPQRLAKTSEEEMNQLPTSDLTEHALTFETSFLHELEEAAAFSEHAPHLDPIYNLHPDVHEELDSPGKGLSTKTLENNMSRKTGSSTSSVMPSVIDVNYLIKNIEVGDDVSVGYQALLLWKQRCSHSHIYSKDVANDIFAVGCILAELHLRRPLFDPTSLTVYLESGVLPSLVQQLPPDTQVVVESCIQKDWRRRPTAKCLLDSPYFLATIKSSYLFLAPLQLIAKDESRLHYAAAFAQQGALKAMGTFAAEMCAPNCLKLVSNPLSDSEAEWGCIVLTEFLRCLDPEAVKKLVVPAIQKILQGTGPSHLKVSLLQGSFVLDIWNKIGKQAYVETIHPFVVLNLHGTPCKNSAAAASVLLIGSSEELGIPITVHQTILPLLHCFGKGLSDDGIDVLVRIGSLFGEDFIVKQILPLLRIVIISCIDNSFANKHETAQSWSALALIDTLKTLDGLTASLTPEVLVKELVEDGKFLYLQVLMQTNLGTQVFEGAARNLLALCQQIGSDLTALRVLPKLRQLFDELAFSQEKAGHSSIKGGSLRGPNTKGEDENKITSRLDLVVLLYPSFASLLGIEKLRQCCATWLLLEQFLLRHYNWKWESTGESSRSGPSSIYARKPSGESLTSKRTPDKMLLNGLGWSTPQSQGKKGAKPPMINIHPSSQHQDSADRNARGSDFSRIEPWYWFPSPAANWSGPDFIGRPGGSKDELPWKIKASVLHSVRAHQGLLRSIAVCQDECNLFTAGVAPGFKGTVQKWELSRIDSVSGYYGHEEVVNDISLLASSGRVASCDGTVHVWNGQTGKLISVFAEFSTSSVHHTSSLPKASKLNVEQANMLHFNPLSGGLLNTDGNLYTSMYYSEYLDNIVVGTGNGSLRFIDVRQGQKLHLWRTEATESNFPSLISSICSSASTKQQYGNPQYPSWVAVGQSSGHCRLFDVRSDKIISSWQAHDGYVTKIATPEEHLLVSSSHDRTLKIWDLRRNWKSKPLASRGHTDGVSDFSIWGQNVISIFRSKIGLSSLASSSDEDVQQLVTPQYLYMGDRESKNASVLSSISVLPFSRLFVVGTEDGHLKICC from the exons ATGGGAAGAGAAATGTGTTTTGAGTGTTTACAGCGTCGAATTCAATCAGATTTCTCTGACCAACTCATCTTCTGTTATGGTGTTTCTAATTCACCTCTTCCCTTTGGTTCTACTGCTATTGTTCAG GCATTAAGTTCAAATGGAGAAGGGTTGCCACAGTTTATGCTGACTTATATGCCCCTTTGTAAAGATAGTTGCTTGGCTAATTACAT TGATCAACATTATTTGGAAGATCTTGAAGCCAGAACGAATAGTGGCAGTGGGTGCGCAGTCCCGGTGGCGATTGATCAGGCTAAAGCTGAGGTCAGTGTTGGACTTTCCAGTGATAAAACTTCTTCTTTAGAAACTAGATCATCTGAATGTGAAGATTTGCAGAATGGTGGCAGACATAAATCCCTATATGGCTTAGGGTGTCAAAATGTGACCTGTAATTTTTCTGGTACATTTTCTTGCTTTAGGACACTGCCTGCCCTGGCTCCAGTTGCTCGGATTGggatttcttcatcttcattaGTTGAAGGTATTGTTTCAGAGTTCTTGTCTGGATCACTTGAAGATCATATTTTAAATTCTCTTACTCTCATGATTGAAGGTAAAAGATCAGGATTAGAGAGTGTGAACTTTCTTAGTTTAGTGGGGATTCCTTCATTTGGGGAAGAACAATTTCCTGGCTGCATAAGGCATCCAAACATTTCTCCAACTTTGGGAATGCTAAAAAATTCTGGTCAACTTAATTTGTTGCTTCCAAAAATGCCACATACCTTGGAAAACATTCTTCACTTTAGCCCTGGTGCCTTAAAGTCTGACTGGCATATGCGATATTTACTCTTCCAGATACTATCAGGATTGGCGTACATGCATGGTTTAGGTGTTTTCCATGGTAATGTCTGTCCATCCAGTATATCATTGGTTGATTCCTTATGGTGTTGGCTACCCATTTGTAGTAAGTTCCTCCAGAATTCtgtttcaatttccaaaataGAGGGTAGTTGTGATTCAGGAGTTAGTTGCTGTTTTGATGGGTGCCCTTTACAAGGTCTTTATGCTGATCTAAACCTCTCCCAGTCTACAGATTGGTATTCTAGCTTTAAACGTTGGTGGAGTGGTGATATAAGTAACTTCGAATATCTGTTAATCTTAAACCAATTAGCCGGGAGAAGATGGGGTGATAACACCTTTTATATTGTAATGCCATGGGTCATAGATTTTAGTGTGAAACCTGATGAGAATAATGACACTGGATGGAGAGATTTAACTAAGAGCAAATGGCGGCTGGCAAAGGGTGACGAGCAATTGGACTTCACATATTCGACATCTGAAATTCCTCATCATATATCAGATGAGTGCCTGTCTGAGCTGGCTGTCTGCAGTTATAAGGCAAGGAGGTTGCCTTTGACTGTTCTGAGGATGGCTGTTCGGTCAGTTTATGAACCAAATGAATATCCTTCTACTATGCAAAGACTATATCAATGGACACCAGATGAGTGCATTCCGGAATTTTATTGTGATACCCAGATATTTTATTCTATACATTCTGGGATGTCTGATTTAGCTGTGCCTTCATGGGCTGGAACCCCTGAGGAGTTCATCAAGTTGCATAGAGATGCTTTAGAAAGCGATAGGGTATCACACCAACTACATCATTGGATTGACATCACTTTTGGCTACAAATTGTGCGGTGATGCTGCTGTTGCTGCTAAAAATGTTATGCTGCCCTCATCCGCTCCTACAAAACCGAAGTCAGTGGGACGCCGCCAACTCTTTACTAAACCACATCCTCCTCAACGGCTGGCTAAGACCAGTGAAGAAGAAATGAATCAGCTCCCAACAAGTGATTTGACTGAGCATGCTCTGACTTTTGAAACTTCATTCTTGCATGAATTGGAAGAAGCAGCTGCGTTTTCTGAGCATGCACCTCATTTGGATCCTATCTACAACTTGCATCCAGATGTTCATGAAGAGCTTGACTCACCTGGGAAAGGCCTATCAACTAAAACATTAGAGAATAATATGTCCAGAAAAACTGGTTCTAGTACCAGTTCTGTCATGCCATCTGTTATTGATGTTAATTACCTTATCAAGAATATTGAAGTGGGTGATGATGTATCTGTGGGATATCAAGCACTATTGCTTTGGAAGCAGAGATGTTCCCATTCACACATTTATTCTAAAGATGTTGCTAATGATATCTTTGCAGTTGGCTGCATCTTAGCAGAACTCCACTTGAGAAGGCCACTTTTTGATCCAACCTCTTTGACTGTGTACTTAGAGAGTGGTGTCTTACCTTCTTTAGTACAACAGCTTCCCCCTGACACTCAAGTTGTTGTTGAATCCTGCATCCAAAAGGATTGGAGGAG gAGGCCTACTGCCAAATGTCTTTTGGACTCTCCTTATTTTCTAGCAACAATCAAGTCATCCTATTTGTTTCTTGCCCCCCTTCAACTTATAGCAAAAGATGAATCACGACTGCATTATGCTGCAGCTTTTGCTCAACAGGGAGCCTTGAAAGCAATGGGAACATTTGCTGCCGAAATGTGTGCTCCTAACTGTTTGAAATTAGTCTCGAATCCTTTATCAGATTCGGAAGCTGAATGGGGTTGCATAGTACTTacagaatttttgaggtgtCTAGATCCAGAAGCTGTAAAGAAGCTGGTCGTACCTGCTATCCAGAAGATTCTTCAG GGGACCGGTCCGTCACATTTGAAGGTTTCTCTTCTCCAAGGTTCCTTTGTGCTGGATATATGGAACAAGATTGGTAAACAAGCATATGTGGAGACAATACACCCATTTGTGGTATTAAACTTACACGGTACTCCTTGCAAGAACTCTGCTGCTGCTGCTTCTGTCCTGTTGATTGGGTCTAGTGAGGAACTTGGTATTCCAATTACTGTTCATCAG ACAATTTTGCCTCTGCTTCACTGCTTTGGCAAAGGGCTCAGTGATGATGGAATTGATGTCTTAGTTAGAATTG GTAGTCTTTTTGGAGAAGATTTCATAGTCAAACAGATTCTACCATTACTAAGAATTGTCATTATTTCGTGCATTGACAATTCATTTGCAAATAAGCATGAAACTGCACAGAGTTGGAGTGCTTTGGCCCTAATCGACACTCTAAAGACTTTAGATGGTCTCACTGCTTCCTTGACCCCGGAGGTGCTTGTTAAGGAGCTTGTTGAA GATGGAAAATTCTTATATCTTCAAGTTCTCATGCAAACCAACTTAGGAACTCAAGTCTTCGAG GGTGCTGCAAGAAATCTGCTAGCTCTTTGCCAGCAAATTGGATCAGATTTAACAGCGTTGCGCGTCCTTCCAAAACTCAGGCAACTTTTTGATGAGCTTGCGTTCTCCCAGGAGAAAGCAGGTCATTCTAGCATCAAGGGAGGAAGCCTTCGAGGTCCCAACACCAAGGGGGAAGATGAGAACAAAATTACAAGCCGTTTGGACCTTGT GGTGCTTTTATATCCATCATTTGCATCTCTTCTTGGTATAGAGAAGCTTCGCCAATGTTGTGCCACATGGTTGCTACTAGAGCAGTTTCTTCTGCGCCATTATAACTGGAAG TGGGAATCCACAGGGGAATCTTCTCGAAGTGGTCCATCTAGTATATATGCTAGAAAGCCGAGTGGTGAGAGCTTAACATCTAAACGTACTCCAGATAAGATGTTGCTGAATGGGTTAGGGTGGTCAACGCCTCAATCACAAGGAAAAAAGGGTGCCAAACCTCCTATGATCAACATCCATCCATCCAGCCAACATCAGGATTCTGCTGATAGGAATGCAAGAGGCTCAGATTTTAGCAGGATTGAGCCCTGGTATTGGTTCCCCAGTCCAGCTGCTAATTGGAGTGGCCCTGATTTTATTGGCCGTCCTGGTGGTTCAAAGGATGAACTTCCATGGAAAATCAAAGCATCAGTTCTGCACTCTGTTCGAGCACATCAAGGATTGCTAAGGTCTATAGCAGTCTGCCAAGATGAATGCAATCTTTTCACTGCTGGAGTTGCTCCAGGATTCAAAGGAACTGTTCAAAAGTGGGAGTTGTCAAGAATTGATTCCGTATCTGGTTATTATGGCCATGAGGAG GTTGTGAATGACATTTCTCTTTTGGCATCAAGTGGAAGGGTAGCTTCCTGTGATGGGACAGTACATGTATGGAATGGCCAAACAGGGAAGCTGATATCTGTGTTTGCTGAGTTTTCTACAAGCTCTGTGCATCATACAAGCTCTTTACCAAAAGCTTCAAAGTTGAATGTGGAACAGGCTAATATGCTACATTTTAATCCATTGTCTGGTGGACTATTGAACACTGATGGTAATTTATACACTAGTATGTATTACTCGGAATATCTGGACAATATTGTTGTGGGTACTGGAAATGGATCTCTCAG ATTCATTGATGTCAGACAAGGTCAAAAACTTCATTTATGGAGGACTGAAGCAACTGAATCCAATTTTCCTTCTCTGATTTCATCCATATGCTCAAGTGCTTCGACTAAACAGCAATACGGAAATCCTCAATATCCATCTTGGGTTGCTGTTGGACAAAGTTCTGGGCATTGCAGGTTATTTGATGTGAGGAGTGACAAAATTATTTCCTCATGGCAAGCTCATGATGGTTATGTCACTAAG ATAGCCACACCGGAAGAGCATTTGCTGGTTTCAAGCTCTCATGACCGCACCTTAAAGATTTGGGACTTGAGAAG AAATTGGAAATCAAAACCCTTGGCTTCTAGAGGTCACACTGATGGTGTTTCTGATTTCTCCATTTGGGGGCAAAATGTGATTTCAATTTTCCGCAGTAAAATTGGTCTTTCTTCTTTGGCCAGTTCTTCTGATGAA GACGTTCAGCAACTTGTCACGCCTCAGTATCTCTACATGGGTGATCGTGAATCAAAGAACGCGTCTGTTTTATCAAGTATCAGTGTTCTACCTTTTTCGCGGCTCTTTGTGGTTGGAACAGAAGATGGTCATTTGAAGATCTGTTGCTAG